In Methylomagnum ishizawai, one DNA window encodes the following:
- a CDS encoding HDOD domain-containing protein, with the protein MSAIPAAFKEDAHNPLLRQCYQDLRAEKLVLPTLPEISLKIRKAINDEKANNARIARVVQLDPAITARLIHIANSPLYPGRKKIESCPEALTRIGLKAAQHLITSFALKSVFTAQSPQIRKRMNALWAHSGYVAAICAVLAHKLRGFDPDRAMLAGLVHDIGCVPVLTLADRHPGLLDDPAQLDTALQALRTPVGVLILRQWDFPKDFEETVRHAEDWLLERPGPADYTDLVILAQLHSFVGSLEVHKHPHLDQTPAYRKLLAGQSATELSQDVLDRAKDDIWQVQHLLLA; encoded by the coding sequence GTGTCCGCCATACCCGCCGCCTTCAAAGAGGACGCGCATAACCCACTGCTCCGCCAGTGCTACCAAGACTTGCGGGCGGAAAAGCTGGTCCTGCCGACCTTGCCGGAAATCTCGCTCAAAATCCGCAAAGCCATCAACGACGAGAAGGCCAACAACGCCCGCATCGCCCGCGTGGTGCAACTCGACCCCGCCATCACGGCGCGGTTGATCCATATCGCCAACAGCCCGCTCTACCCCGGCCGCAAGAAGATCGAGAGCTGCCCCGAAGCCCTGACCCGCATCGGTCTCAAAGCCGCCCAGCACCTCATCACCAGCTTCGCGCTCAAATCCGTGTTCACGGCGCAATCCCCGCAAATCCGCAAACGCATGAACGCCCTGTGGGCGCACAGCGGCTATGTCGCCGCCATCTGCGCGGTGCTGGCCCATAAGCTGCGCGGCTTCGATCCCGACCGCGCCATGCTGGCCGGTTTGGTCCACGATATCGGCTGCGTGCCGGTTTTGACCCTGGCCGACCGCCACCCCGGCTTGCTGGACGATCCGGCCCAACTCGACACGGCCTTGCAAGCGCTCAGGACGCCGGTGGGCGTCTTGATCCTGCGGCAATGGGATTTCCCCAAGGATTTCGAGGAAACCGTCCGCCACGCCGAGGATTGGCTGCTGGAGCGTCCCGGCCCCGCCGATTACACCGACCTGGTGATCCTGGCGCAATTGCATAGCTTCGTCGGCAGCCTGGAGGTCCACAAGCATCCGCACCTGGACCAAACCCCCGCCTACCGCAAGCTATTGGCGGGCCAGTCCGCGACCGAACTGAGCCAGGACGTGCTGGACCGGGCCAAGGACGACATCTGGCAGGTCCAGCACCTGCTGCTGGCCTGA